The Bacteroidales bacterium genome has a segment encoding these proteins:
- a CDS encoding DUF5063 domain-containing protein has product MIPESKPFLEPENSINVLEFLRVAHEYCLFTEKVAEKNKAEICDFFLKIGPLLYLKGKLLPEINPEYPETSERFVTEEEWQDIFNVHRAAFKEDDEYYHVNYEEFNEYEAVKASLSENFTDIFQDLKDFILLYQKNSQAARQNAVHDCKALFESRWGHKILSNMRYIHFLQNKSLLVNGETDLF; this is encoded by the coding sequence ATGATACCTGAATCAAAACCATTTCTTGAACCGGAAAATTCAATCAATGTCTTGGAATTTCTTCGCGTTGCCCATGAATATTGCCTTTTTACGGAAAAGGTTGCAGAAAAAAATAAAGCGGAGATCTGTGATTTCTTCCTGAAAATTGGTCCCCTGCTATATTTAAAGGGAAAACTACTGCCTGAAATTAACCCGGAATACCCTGAAACCAGCGAGCGTTTTGTGACTGAAGAAGAATGGCAGGATATTTTTAATGTCCACCGGGCTGCTTTTAAAGAAGATGATGAATACTACCACGTTAATTACGAGGAATTTAATGAATATGAGGCAGTTAAAGCCAGTCTTTCTGAAAATTTCACCGATATTTTCCAGGACCTGAAAGATTTCATCCTGCTTTACCAGAAAAACTCTCAGGCTGCCAGGCAGAATGCAGTACACGATTGCAAAGCGCTTTTCGAATCCCGCTGGGGACATAAGATACTCTCCAACATGCGATATATCCATTTTCTGCAGAATAAGAGCCTCCTTGTTAATGGCGAGACTGATTTGTTCTGA